One genomic segment of Cydia splendana chromosome 5, ilCydSple1.2, whole genome shotgun sequence includes these proteins:
- the LOC134790775 gene encoding obscurin-like, whose translation MTQEEFCTYLVDELQQRSDDEDVVIRRDRTSVKEMILRFEKTSMTNLAGSTESLERVKDIDLENLTSVVNPVQLHIQNLHPVNRSHDRNSNVSVNSILSNVSEISYESNSSGFVSDRKSGVERLRPHRPAPPPPEPFNDNSSAGSKSPRSEVIPPPRRFSFATPNSSPVVLRRRQPPVIRRKSTVSNQHLGEAHWSYGVTQGDLEKLLRLKTSEVSDGEEPKNTRPVISESDSSSDDSSDSDKADRGEEYVVNIDDSKADTLSTTTDTLINEECSDEGDYFSVTSGASGERSNYDNVSIKSISSFDGMVPYQKYDSITVSSDEFGSEVCHAPDTEFLTVSAVNEWCVTKSAEPVLLPVETKKEKYRRRLTERVNELLHTESVYVDRLRHVVENYIPEMGRDDLPNTLQGMKTDIFANIERIFRFHSEEFLPALRDCENDLRKLGQCFRKFEQKFNMYVMYSRGNKRATRLVFEHKQFFQEKQLELGDRLDLSSYLLEPVQRIPRYKLFIDDLVKTYTNYENERSESDSNISKLSVDSDETGGSNGESEGEESPLESLKLSKAMIECVLTAVDGIMALENIRDCPPHINLMNQGRLLRQQEFYAMDSTRRRRQLMRIFLFDKLVLLTLVYRKQPTVEFFFYKDHIPVDDLGITAKEIDQYKFTIWYKKRNMKSYKLETRDPAVRSAWVEEITSLLWEQAMQKKELLLQQRNKRMSMVSMNSQESNEDDRNDDKYNSLRGVPGEVRRSSDKKVRRTTWYCE comes from the exons ATGACACAAGAGGAATTCTGTACTTACCTTGTTGACGAGCTGCAACAACGCTCCGACGACGAGGATGTCGTCATCAGGAGGGACCGCACCAGTGTCAAGGAAATGATACTGCGCTTCGAGAAGACGTCGATGACCAACCTCGCGGGCTCCACTGAATCTTTAGAAAGAGTTAAAGACATCGACCTAGAAAACTTAACGAGTGTGGTAAACCCGGTGCAACTTCATATTCAAAATTTGCACCCAGTGAATAGATCTCATGACCGCAACTCAAATGTATCGGTGAATTCGATATTGTCTAATGTGTCAGAAATTAGTTATGAATCTAATTCATCAGGTTTTGTATCCGATCGGAAATCAGGTGTGGAGAGGCTTCGTCCTCATAGGCCTGCACCCCCGCCTCCGGAGCCATTTAACGATAACTCGTCCGCTGGAAGTAAATCCCCCAGGTCCGAGGTGATACCGCCGCCGAGACGGTTTTCCTTCGCGACACCTAACTCTTCCCCCGTTGTTCTGCGTCGACGACAACCACCAGTTATACGGAGGAAATCAACTGTTTCCAATCAACATTTAGGAGAAGCTCATTGGTCATATGGTGTTACACAAGGTGACCTAGAGAAATTATTGAGACTGAAAACGTCCGAAGTATCCGATGGCGAAGAACCTAAAAATACCCGTCCAGTAATATCAGAATCTGATAGCAGCAGTGATGATTCTTCTGATAGTGACAAGGCCGATCGGGGCGAGGAATACGTAGTTAACATTGACGATAGTAAAGCGGACACCCTGTCGACGACCACTGATACTCTAATTAACGAGGAATGCAGTGATGAAGGAGACTATTTCTCTGTTACATCTGGTGCTTCCGGTGAACGTAGTAATTATGATAACGTTAGCATTAAGTCCATATCCTCGTTCGACGGtatggttccgtaccaaaaataTGACAGTATTACAGTGTCCTCTGACGAGTTCGGTTCCGAGGTGTGCCATGCGCCAGACACGGAGTTCCTTACAGTGAGTGCAGTGAACGAGTGGTGTGTTACAAAGTCTGCGGAACCGGTATTGCTACCAGTGGAAACGAAAAAGGAGAAATATCGACG GCGACTGACAGAAAGGGTAAATGAATTGCTTCACACCGAAAGCGTGTACGTGGACCGACTGAGGCATGTGGTCGAGAACTACATTCCCGAGATGGGGAGAGATGATCTTCCCAACACCCTCCAGGGTATGAAGACTGACATTTTCGCCAACATCGAGCGCATCTTCAGGTTTCACTCCGAGGAGTTCCTGCCAGCTTTACGAGACTGTGAGAATGATCTCAGAAAGTTGGGACAATGTTTTAGGAAGTTC GAACAAAAATTCAATATGTACGTAATGTACTCCAGAGGCAATAAGAGAGCTACGAGACTGGTATTTGAGCACAAACAATTCTTTCAG GAGAAACAATTAGAATTAGGCGATAGATTAGACTTGTCAAGCTACCTGCTAGAACCGGTGCAAAGGATACCCAGGTACAAGCTGTTCATCGATGACCTCGTGAAGACGTATACTAATTACGAGAACGAAAGAAGCGAGTCGGATTCGAATATATCGAAGCTGAGCGTGGACAGCGACGAGACGGGCGGCAGCAACGGTGAATCGGAGGGCGAGGAGTCGCCGCTCGAGAGCCTGAAGCTGTCAAAGGCCATGATCGAGTGCGTGCTCACCGCCGTCGACGGCATCATGGCGCTCGAGAACATCAGGGATTGTCCG CCTCATATAAACCTGATGAATCAGGGCCGATTGCTGCGTCAGCAGGAGTTCTACGCTATGGACAGCACGCGTCGTCGGCGCCAGCTCATGCGGATATTCCTCTTCGACAAACTGGTGCTGCTTACTCTAGTCTACCGCAAg CAACCGACAGTGGAGTTCTTCTTCTACAAAGACCATATTCCTGTGGACGATCTCGGCATCACGGCGAAAGAAATAGACCAGTATAAATTTACTATTTGGTACAAGAAACGGAATATGAAGTCCTACAAGTTGGAGACCAGAGACCCGGCCGTGCGGAGCGCCTGGGTCGAGGAGATCACGTCGCTTCTGTGGGAACAGGCTATGCAAAAGAAAG AACTACTTCTTCAGCAGCGGAATAAAAGGATGTCAATGGTATCTATGAACAGTCAGGAGTCAAACGAAGACGACAGGAATGATGACAAAT ACAATTCACTTCGCGGCGTGCCAGGTGAAGTTCGACGATCAAGTGATAAAAAAGTCCGAAGAACTACTTGGTACTGTGAATGA